From Bradyrhizobium sp. NDS-1, the proteins below share one genomic window:
- the uvrA gene encoding excinuclease ABC subunit UvrA, giving the protein MDDRPRQPDLMQDDGFVRVRGAREHNLRNIDVRIPRNALVVFTGVSGSGKSSLAFGTIYAEAQRRYLESVSPYARRLFHQMQIPEVDDIEGLPPAVALQQQRGAPTTRSSVGSVTTISNLLRMLYSRAGDYPRGQPMLYAEAFSPNTPEGACPTCHGIGRMLDVTEKSMVPDDTKTIRERAVAAWPSAWQGQNLRDILTTLGYDVDKPWRELPKKDRDWILFTDEQPTVPVYAGYDAAEVRRALRRKEEPSYQGTFTGAKRYVMQTYAKSESAMMKRRVAQFMITRDCPTCHGTRLKPEALKVKFAGLNIAEMSHLPLKQLQELVKPFARASADRSEKTVVARRICEDLSARLAVLLDLGLGYLACERSTPTLSPGELQRLRLATQVRSNLFGVVYVLDEPSAGLHPADTEALLRALDRLKHAGNSIFVVEHEIEVIRHADWLVDVGPDAGEGGGLVLYSGPPAGLGEIAQSRTAHYLSRPRKPLPAVRREPKGHLKIRGAVRNNLRGLDIDIPLGVIASITGVSGSGKSSLISQFLVETVAAHLGHTLAADSDDDSLAATVETLGGRIVAGLDQVNRLVVVDQKPIGRTPRSNLATYTGLFDHVRRLFAATPQAKSRRYDAGRFSFNVAKGRCATCEGEGFVCVELLFLPSVYAPCPTCKGARYNDKTLEVKIRGRSIADVLAMRVDEAFAFFEGDATLNRSLSVVREVGLGYIRLGQSATELSGGEAQRIKLATELMRPQRGHTLYVLDEPTTGLHPRDIERLIAQLERIVDTGNSVIVVEHDMDVVAHSDWIIDLGPGAGDEGGRVVASGTPEQVAKAGGKTARYLARRLKL; this is encoded by the coding sequence ATGGACGATCGACCAAGACAACCCGATCTGATGCAGGACGACGGCTTCGTCCGGGTGCGCGGCGCGCGCGAGCACAATCTCAGGAATATCGACGTGCGCATTCCCCGCAATGCGCTGGTCGTGTTCACGGGCGTGTCGGGCTCAGGGAAATCCTCGCTCGCCTTCGGGACGATCTACGCCGAGGCGCAGCGGCGCTATCTGGAATCGGTATCGCCCTACGCGCGGCGCCTGTTCCACCAGATGCAAATCCCCGAAGTCGACGACATCGAGGGCCTGCCGCCGGCCGTGGCGCTCCAGCAGCAGCGCGGCGCGCCGACGACGCGGTCCTCGGTCGGCAGCGTCACGACCATTTCGAACCTGCTCAGGATGCTCTATTCCCGCGCCGGCGATTATCCGCGGGGGCAACCGATGCTCTATGCCGAGGCGTTCTCTCCCAATACGCCGGAGGGAGCCTGCCCGACCTGTCACGGCATCGGCCGGATGCTCGACGTCACCGAGAAGTCCATGGTGCCCGACGACACCAAGACGATCCGCGAGCGCGCCGTCGCGGCCTGGCCGAGCGCCTGGCAGGGACAGAACCTCCGGGATATCCTGACGACGCTCGGCTACGACGTGGACAAGCCCTGGCGGGAGCTGCCCAAGAAGGATCGCGACTGGATTCTGTTCACCGACGAGCAGCCGACCGTGCCTGTTTATGCCGGCTACGACGCCGCCGAGGTCAGGCGCGCCCTGCGCCGCAAGGAAGAGCCGAGCTATCAGGGCACGTTCACCGGCGCCAAGCGCTACGTGATGCAGACCTACGCCAAGTCCGAGAGCGCGATGATGAAACGCCGCGTCGCGCAATTCATGATCACGCGGGATTGCCCGACCTGCCACGGCACAAGGCTGAAGCCTGAAGCGCTGAAGGTGAAGTTCGCCGGCCTCAACATCGCCGAAATGTCGCATCTGCCGCTCAAGCAATTGCAAGAGCTGGTCAAGCCATTCGCAAGAGCTTCGGCGGACAGATCGGAGAAGACCGTCGTTGCCCGGCGCATTTGCGAGGACCTGTCGGCACGCCTCGCCGTCCTGCTCGACCTTGGCCTGGGCTATCTCGCCTGCGAACGCAGCACGCCGACGCTGTCGCCGGGCGAGCTGCAGCGGCTGCGCCTGGCGACCCAGGTCCGCTCCAACCTGTTCGGCGTCGTCTACGTGCTCGACGAGCCCTCCGCAGGCCTTCATCCCGCCGACACCGAGGCGCTGCTGCGGGCGCTGGACCGGCTGAAGCACGCCGGCAACTCGATCTTCGTGGTGGAGCACGAGATCGAGGTGATCCGGCACGCCGACTGGCTGGTGGACGTCGGGCCCGACGCCGGCGAAGGCGGTGGCCTCGTCCTCTACAGCGGGCCGCCGGCAGGGCTCGGTGAAATCGCGCAATCGCGAACGGCCCATTATCTCTCGCGACCGAGAAAGCCGCTGCCGGCCGTTCGTCGCGAGCCGAAAGGGCATCTGAAGATCAGGGGTGCGGTCCGCAACAATCTCCGCGGCCTCGACATCGACATTCCGCTGGGCGTCATCGCCAGCATCACCGGCGTGTCGGGCTCCGGCAAATCGAGCCTGATCAGCCAATTCCTCGTCGAGACCGTGGCCGCGCATCTCGGCCACACGCTTGCTGCCGATTCCGACGACGACAGTCTGGCCGCGACGGTCGAGACATTGGGCGGCAGGATCGTTGCCGGCCTCGACCAGGTGAACCGTCTCGTCGTGGTCGACCAGAAACCGATCGGCCGCACGCCGCGGTCCAACCTTGCGACCTATACCGGCCTGTTCGACCATGTGCGGCGGTTGTTCGCGGCGACGCCGCAGGCAAAATCCCGCCGTTACGATGCCGGACGCTTCTCCTTCAACGTCGCCAAAGGCCGCTGTGCGACCTGCGAGGGCGAGGGCTTCGTCTGCGTCGAGCTGCTGTTCCTGCCCAGCGTCTACGCCCCCTGCCCGACCTGCAAGGGCGCGCGCTACAACGACAAGACGCTCGAGGTGAAGATCCGCGGGCGATCGATCGCGGACGTGCTGGCGATGCGCGTCGACGAGGCCTTCGCGTTCTTCGAGGGCGATGCAACGCTGAACCGCTCGCTGTCGGTCGTGCGCGAGGTCGGCCTCGGCTATATCCGCCTCGGCCAGTCCGCCACCGAACTGTCCGGCGGCGAAGCCCAGCGCATCAAGCTCGCGACCGAGCTGATGCGACCGCAGCGCGGGCATACGCTCTATGTCCTGGACGAGCCGACCACCGGCCTTCACCCGCGCGACATCGAGCGCTTGATCGCGCAGCTCGAGCGGATCGTGGACACCGGCAACAGCGTGATCGTGGTCGAGCACGACATGGACGTCGTGGCCCACAGCGACTGGATCATCGATCTCGGACCCGGCGCCGGAGACGAAGGCGGCCGTGTCGTCGCATCGGGAACGCCGGAACAGGTCGCCAAAGCCGGCGGAAAGACCGCGCGCTATCTGGCCCGCCGCTTGAAGCTGTGA
- a CDS encoding ABC transporter substrate-binding protein → MPTSRRQLLKTSAAAAAALSLDWTRAQAQAENIRIGLIYDLTGPFAAGGSVASSVGAQIAIDLVNEKGGVGGKYKVTPLAADSQSKPDVAINEAERLISQEKIDILNGVYASSHAVPLAAKVEQQKKILWITTAVSTAVFKDKNLQYVFRAQIHSDQYGQAFASFINEHAKAKLGMDPKEVKVALIHEDGPYGVGVASADEAYAKEAGIQVVLREGYSASAPDLSVLVTKIKRAKADVISHAGYNPDITLFLRQARESGLRFKMLFGAGAGYSQLDKLRATFGADIDNFCNIDPVPAQLLDPSKLAPGMGDLINAMVTRYKAKTGATDVPPHCSMGFNQTWILLNNVLPVAKEKYGSFDPEAIRKAALDVDIPSGGTIQGYGVRFYPPGTPLSGQNERSTPVVMQNAGEHISVVWPSNIRTRDPVFPLPKGSTYGA, encoded by the coding sequence ATGCCGACTTCACGCAGGCAGCTGCTGAAGACCTCGGCGGCTGCCGCCGCCGCACTCAGCCTCGATTGGACACGCGCCCAGGCGCAGGCCGAGAACATACGCATCGGCCTGATCTACGACCTCACCGGCCCCTTCGCCGCCGGCGGCTCGGTTGCCTCTTCGGTCGGGGCGCAGATCGCCATCGATCTCGTCAATGAGAAAGGCGGTGTCGGCGGCAAGTACAAGGTTACTCCGCTCGCCGCGGATTCGCAGAGCAAGCCCGACGTTGCGATCAACGAGGCCGAACGCCTGATCAGCCAGGAGAAGATCGACATCCTCAACGGCGTCTATGCGAGCTCGCACGCCGTGCCGCTCGCCGCCAAGGTCGAGCAGCAGAAAAAGATCCTCTGGATCACGACCGCGGTCTCGACCGCCGTGTTCAAGGACAAGAACCTGCAATACGTCTTCCGCGCGCAGATTCATTCCGACCAGTACGGACAGGCCTTCGCCAGCTTCATCAACGAGCATGCCAAAGCCAAGCTCGGCATGGACCCGAAGGAGGTCAAGGTCGCGTTGATCCACGAGGACGGCCCCTATGGCGTCGGCGTGGCCTCCGCCGACGAGGCCTACGCCAAGGAAGCCGGCATTCAGGTCGTGCTGCGTGAAGGCTATTCGGCATCGGCGCCCGATCTCTCGGTGCTGGTCACGAAGATCAAGCGCGCCAAGGCCGACGTGATCTCGCATGCCGGTTACAACCCCGACATCACCCTGTTCCTGCGCCAGGCGCGCGAGAGCGGATTGCGGTTCAAGATGCTGTTCGGCGCAGGCGCCGGCTACAGCCAGCTCGACAAGCTGCGCGCCACCTTCGGTGCCGACATCGACAATTTCTGCAACATCGACCCGGTGCCGGCGCAGTTGCTGGATCCCTCCAAGCTCGCACCTGGCATGGGCGACCTGATCAATGCGATGGTCACGCGCTACAAGGCCAAGACCGGCGCTACCGACGTGCCGCCGCATTGCTCGATGGGCTTCAACCAGACCTGGATACTGCTGAACAACGTGCTGCCGGTCGCCAAGGAGAAGTACGGCAGCTTCGACCCCGAGGCCATTCGCAAGGCGGCGCTCGACGTCGACATCCCCTCCGGCGGCACCATCCAGGGCTATGGCGTGAGATTCTACCCGCCCGGCACGCCGCTCTCCGGCCAGAACGAGCGCTCGACGCCGGTGGTGATGCAGAACGCCGGCGAGCACATCTCGGTGGTGTGGCCGAGCAACATCCGCACGCGGGACCCGGTGTTTCCGCTGCCGAAGGGATCGACCTACGGGGCATAG
- a CDS encoding SMP-30/gluconolactonase/LRE family protein, which yields MTRQEQREQDAALSRRTLVRGLALGAAATVAGPALAQTGPAAPPTTITTPPRDFSPRGAPTTYFWDPDILAVDPSFNDLAQPNTAIKRLHTGLLWAEGPAWSAQGRYLLWSDIPNNRQMRWTEDDGHVSVFRTPSNNSNGNSFDFQGRQLSCEHLTRRVTRYEHDGTATVLADSYQGKKLNSPNDIAAHPDGSYWFTDPPYGGQLYEGEPDVAGGPSNPAGKLNPRIGQPAGFVPGKRELPTNCYRIDPSGRIDLVVTEDQVPDPNGLCFSPDYKKLYVASTGKGPGDTGPGGKGEIFVFDVGSDNKLSNHRKFSDCVVDGVKCGPDGLRCDVNGNLWASSNAGRAVGYSGVTVWSPEGKLLGRIRLPEVCGNVCFGGPKRNRLFMAASQSLYAVYTATQGAGPG from the coding sequence ATGACACGCCAAGAACAGCGTGAGCAGGACGCTGCGCTTTCACGACGAACACTTGTCCGGGGCCTTGCGCTTGGCGCCGCGGCCACCGTCGCCGGCCCTGCGCTGGCCCAGACCGGCCCCGCCGCACCGCCGACCACCATCACCACCCCGCCGCGCGATTTCAGCCCGCGTGGCGCGCCGACGACTTATTTCTGGGACCCCGACATCCTCGCGGTCGACCCTTCCTTCAACGATCTCGCGCAGCCCAACACCGCGATCAAGCGTCTGCACACCGGCCTGCTGTGGGCGGAAGGCCCGGCATGGAGCGCGCAGGGACGATATCTGCTGTGGAGCGACATTCCCAACAACCGGCAGATGCGCTGGACCGAGGACGACGGCCACGTCAGCGTGTTCCGCACGCCTTCCAACAATTCCAACGGCAACTCGTTCGACTTCCAGGGCCGCCAGCTCTCCTGCGAGCACCTGACGCGACGGGTGACGCGGTACGAGCATGACGGCACCGCCACCGTGCTCGCCGACTCCTATCAGGGCAAGAAGCTGAACTCGCCGAACGACATCGCCGCGCATCCCGACGGCAGCTATTGGTTCACCGATCCACCCTATGGCGGCCAGCTTTACGAAGGCGAGCCCGATGTCGCGGGCGGCCCGAGCAATCCGGCCGGCAAGCTCAACCCGAGGATCGGCCAGCCGGCCGGCTTCGTGCCGGGCAAGCGCGAGCTGCCGACCAATTGCTATCGCATCGATCCCTCGGGCCGCATCGACCTCGTCGTCACCGAGGACCAGGTGCCGGATCCGAACGGGCTGTGCTTCTCGCCCGACTACAAGAAGCTCTACGTCGCCTCGACCGGCAAGGGACCCGGCGACACCGGCCCCGGCGGCAAGGGCGAGATCTTCGTGTTCGACGTCGGCAGCGACAACAAGCTGTCCAACCACAGGAAGTTCAGCGATTGCGTGGTCGACGGAGTCAAATGCGGGCCGGACGGCCTGCGCTGCGACGTCAACGGCAATCTCTGGGCCTCCAGCAATGCCGGCCGCGCCGTTGGCTACAGCGGCGTCACCGTGTGGTCGCCGGAGGGCAAGCTGCTCGGCCGCATCCGCCTGCCGGAAGTCTGCGGCAACGTCTGCTTCGGCGGCCCCAAGCGCAACCGCCTGTTCATGGCCGCGAGCCAGTCGCTCTACGCCGTGTACACGGCGACGCAGGGGGCGGGGCCGGGCTGA
- a CDS encoding Gfo/Idh/MocA family protein yields the protein MARIRVGLVGCGFVSELHMYAFRRVYGVDVEVAAVAARGDHVVDFAARHGIPHVYRSFTELIADADIDVVDICTPPNLHAGMIVGAMQAGKHVICEKPFAGYFGREGDAQPIGKHVPKALMYERVLEEMDATRAAIERSGKLFMYAEDWIYAPAVTKTAEILRATRDKVLFMKGEESHSGSHAAHAAQWAMTGGGSLIRMGCHPLSAVLYLKQVEAKARGETIRVASVTCDVGNVTAGLKPEERTYIKANPVDVEDWGTLTATFSDGTKATVFSGDMIMGGVRNLVETYTSGGSLFANITPNNHLMSYQTSEEKLASVYITEKVDRKTGWQYVCLEEEWTRGYLQEIQDFMECAATGRQPLSDLALAYETIKVNYAGYWAAEEGRRVVL from the coding sequence ATGGCCAGGATCAGGGTGGGACTCGTCGGCTGCGGCTTCGTGTCGGAGCTGCACATGTATGCGTTCCGGCGCGTCTATGGCGTGGACGTCGAGGTCGCGGCGGTGGCCGCGCGCGGCGATCACGTCGTCGACTTCGCCGCACGCCATGGCATCCCGCACGTCTATCGCAGCTTCACCGAGCTGATCGCGGACGCGGATATCGACGTCGTCGACATCTGCACCCCGCCCAACCTCCATGCCGGGATGATCGTTGGCGCCATGCAGGCCGGCAAGCACGTCATCTGCGAAAAGCCCTTTGCAGGTTATTTCGGCCGCGAGGGCGATGCGCAGCCGATCGGCAAGCACGTGCCGAAGGCGCTGATGTATGAGCGCGTGCTCGAGGAGATGGACGCGACGCGAGCCGCGATCGAGCGGTCCGGAAAGCTCTTCATGTATGCCGAGGACTGGATCTACGCGCCCGCGGTGACCAAGACCGCCGAGATCCTGAGAGCGACCAGGGACAAGGTCCTGTTCATGAAGGGTGAGGAGAGCCATTCCGGCTCGCATGCCGCCCACGCCGCGCAATGGGCGATGACCGGCGGCGGCTCGCTGATCCGCATGGGCTGTCACCCGCTCTCGGCCGTGCTCTATCTCAAGCAGGTCGAGGCCAAGGCGCGCGGCGAGACCATCCGCGTCGCCAGCGTTACCTGCGATGTCGGCAACGTCACCGCCGGGCTGAAGCCGGAGGAGCGCACCTACATCAAGGCCAATCCGGTCGACGTCGAAGACTGGGGCACGCTCACCGCGACGTTCTCGGACGGCACCAAGGCGACCGTGTTCTCCGGCGACATGATCATGGGCGGCGTGCGCAATCTGGTCGAGACCTACACCAGCGGCGGCTCGCTGTTCGCAAACATCACCCCCAACAATCATCTGATGAGCTACCAGACCAGCGAGGAGAAGCTCGCCTCGGTCTACATCACCGAAAAGGTCGATCGCAAAACCGGCTGGCAATATGTCTGCCTCGAGGAGGAATGGACGCGCGGCTATTTGCAGGAGATCCAGGATTTCATGGAATGCGCGGCCACCGGCCGGCAACCGCTGTCGGACCTCGCGCTGGCCTACGAGACGATCAAGGTGAACTACGCGGGGTATTGGGCCGCGGAGGAGGGGAGACGGGTGGTGTTGTAA